TGGTCATGACCATATGGTGCGTATGGGAGCTATTCCCCCTGTATTCTCGTATAAAAAAAACAACAAATAGCATGGAGATAATATAAAGCAATAATACCCAAACCAATATTTTTCCCCTCCGTGTTCTGACACTTATTATTATGATTGGACAGAAAGGATATGAGAAAATAAGTTAGCAGTCTATTCGCCTGAAGGCGTTTTTATGTCATGCTACAGCTTGACAACATGGCTTGAGGATCGCTGCACCATTTCACCATGAGTGTGTGGTGCCAATTCATCCCCAATATCATGCAACAATCATATGCTCATCTTCATTATTCTGATAAGCTCTCGTAGCAGATTACTTTTTATTGCTTCGATTGGTAATTCCCCCCTAAGTCCTCCGATATGAACGACAATTCCTTTAGACTCCGCCTACACGCCTATTTCCTCGTCACATACCTTACATATAACGAAAGGGGTAAATTTAGGTGAAAGCAGGGTGATCTTCAATGAATAGAAAAAATAATGACTCTTATTCTTCCCCTTATCTGAAGGCAGAATCCCAGAATGAAAACAAGCCTGAGAACAAAGAAGAAAAAATAGAAGTTGAAAAGACGGAAGAACAGCAAAGCCGATATCCGTGGACAGAATTATTGTTTGGGAGAAGCCCCACTCTTCCTACTTCGGCAAAGAAATATCAAGACAAAGAAAACAATAACGACAAATGAGAAACATTGGAAATTCAATTCATCATAAAGAGGACATAAAAGCGCGGTAACCACTCTTTGTTTAATCAGTTGTATATTACATTAATAAAAAGAGGTGAAGAAAGTGGGGTCAAATAACGACAAACTACCAAAGTCTTTTTATGAATCTGCATTCTATGATTTGATGAAGCATATGGAATCTTTCGTTGATGAATCTTTTCAACACTTCCACTCTTTGTTTAATAGACAAATGTTTGAGATAGAGGTATATGAGACGGAATCTGATATATTGATGGAATCTTCGCTGCCTGATTGCGAGCGTGACCAAATCCAACTAGAAATCATCGGTAACCATTTAAGGATTTCCGTGGACGACTCTGCCATGTTAGAAGAAAAAAACGATCAAAGTATATCCCAGAAAAAAGAGCAATCTTTTAAAAGGATGGAACGTTTGATACCACTTCCATTACCTATTTCTGAAAAGGACGTAACTGATTAAGTTTTATAGATACATTTCATAGTTTTTTATATAGAAAATATAACCGAATTCAGCTTTTAAAAATATTTTAGAGCTTGCTTCTCTCCCCCCTATCCATGTAAGCTTCCCTGTAATCGGTGAGGAAAACGATAGCTACTAATCGGAATTTGGATAAGGCTGGTTTTTTCTTCCAAAGTAATCCCGTAGATCTCATCACATAGACTGGCACTAAATCCAAGGAGCGGATGTCCCCCTAACCCAATAGCAGACGATACCAGTAATAAACGCTGTACGAGCATGCCCGCTTCGATCTGTTGAATGCGATACCCTCTGTACCCCAGTTCCATTTTGAGGTGGTCTTGATTTCCTACTACATGTAGGCAGATCGGAATTTGGAACATATTCACATCTTGCAGAGACATTCCTTGTTGAATCCAAAGCCGATGATCCCC
This DNA window, taken from Alteribacillus bidgolensis, encodes the following:
- a CDS encoding Hsp20/alpha crystallin family protein, with the translated sequence MGSNNDKLPKSFYESAFYDLMKHMESFVDESFQHFHSLFNRQMFEIEVYETESDILMESSLPDCERDQIQLEIIGNHLRISVDDSAMLEEKNDQSISQKKEQSFKRMERLIPLPLPISEKDVTD